TGCACCAGCCGCAATCATCTGTTTAATGCTACGTGAAATATTGAATGCACCGCCCCAGCCTGTATCAATATCAACCAAAAGTGGCGTATCGACACGCTCAGTAATGCGGCGTACATCTTCCAGAACATTATCTAGACTGGTCATTCCAAGATCTGGTAACCCATAAGAATAGTTTGCTACACCAGCACCAGAGAGATAAATGGCTTTATAACCGACCTGTTTGGCCATCATGGCAGCATAGGCATTTACGGTACCCATAATTTGTAATGGTTTTTCGACTTCAAGTGCTTGTCTAAACTTTAAACCTGCAGACATTTGTTCTGTCATCTTCCCTTCCACAGTTCTGGCTATAATTATTGAAATTTGAGTATACCAATTTGCTTGGTGTACACCATTCCATTCTAGAACAAATACTCTAACACTTTAGTCAAATAATAGGTTTTTATTGCCGACCTGTTTTTCGTGATTGCCATTATTCTTAATAGAGCATGCTGTTAAGAATAATGTTCATCTAAAAATTAAATAAAATGAGCATTACTTCCTCTTAGTAGGAGCATCTATTAATATATCCAGCGCCCTAGCCAAATACACTTCTACACAGCACGCTGTACATATATTTGTTATAATCTCAATATCTACTTCATTCAATTGATTAATTTTTAGCCAATATGCAAGACCTTGCTCATCTGGAACCTCTCGCCAAAGATCTACCGCAAACCAAACGCGGCCATGATCGTTGCATTGCGTTGCTTGTCAGTGCAACCGAGCTTTTTCTGGAGCATAGTTATGATGCAGTCTCACTAGATGATATTGTTCAGCATGCTGGTGGTTCCAAGGCTTCTATTTATAAATATTTTGGCAATAAAGAAGGGCTATTTAAAGCGATCTGTGACTATCGTCGTGAAAGGTTTTTTGAACAAATCAGCATTCCTATTGAATTGATGGCCTTGGATTTTCGTCGTTATTTGGTAGAAACTCTGTTAAATTTTTATCATCAAATTATGACGCCTGAAAATTCGGCATTTATGCGTCTGGTCTTTGAACAGAGTCAGCGTAATCCAGATCTGGCTTTACATATTCATCAACGCGGACCTGTACATGTTCAGACTTCAATTGCCAATGCTCTGGAACAGGCAGATGCCAAAGGGGTACTACGTTGTGAAAATCCAATGTATTCGGCTCAGTTATATTTTGGTATTTTACGCAATCTGGAATGGCGTATTCTAATGGGAATTCAGGAAGAAGAGAGTGATGAAGAAATTACCAAGTATATTCATTACTGCGTAGACCGCTTTTTAGAAGGTCATCAAAAAGTCTAGTTTTTTTGCATTTTCCATCTCATATAGTATATTAGCCGATTCCGTATTTTTCTTAACTCACTAACCAACAACTAATTGTTGATCGGATTTTCAGCAATTATTGTGGAGTAACCAATGGCTCTCCGTCACTTTCTCACTTTACGCGATTTATCGACTTTAGAACTTAACCAAATATTGCAACGCGCTATTGAGCTCAAGCGCAAACAGCATAATAATGAAGTTTTCCAACCCTTTGTTGGCAAAGTCATGGGCATGATTTTTGAGAAATCCAGTACCCGTACGCGCGTTTCGTTTGAAGCGGGCATGAGCCAGTTTGGCGGTAGTGCTATTTTTCTGTCATCACGTGATACCCAGTTAGGTCGTGGTGAACCTATTGAAGACTCAGCACGCGTTATTTCCAGCATGCTGGATATCGTAATGATCCGTACTTTTGGTCATGACATCGTTGAGCGCTTTGCTTCTTATTCAAAAGTTCCAGTCATTAATGCGCTGACCGATGATCATCATCCCTGCCAGCTACTGGCTGACATGCAGACCTATCTTGAGCATCGTGGCTCAATTGAAGGTAAAACTGTGGCCTGGATTGGTGATGGCAATAATATGTGCAACTCTTATATCGAAGCGGCGCATATGTGGGGCTTTAAACTGAAAGTTGCCGCACCTAAAAGTTATGAACCACAAGAGAAATTCCTGTCTGAATTTGCCCATTGTGTCGAGCTGGTAGATACAGCTGAAGATGCGGCGGTCAATGCAGATCTGATTGTCACTGATGTTTGGGCCAGCATGGGCCAGGAAGAAGAACAGAAAATTCGTGAAAAAGCCTTTGCTGATTATCAGGTGAATGAGCGCCTTATGGATCTTGCTCATCCGGACTGTTTGTTTATGCACTGCTTGCCTGCACATCGCGGTGAAGAGATTTCTGAGAATCTGCTTGAGCATAAAAATGCTGTGGTGTGGGATGAAGCCGAAAACCGCCTGCATGCACAAAAAGCACTGGTAGAGTTCTTATTAAATGAGAACCTGAAAAAAGACTAAGATGTATCCTCATCTTCACAAATTAAGCACCAATCTCTGGTGCTTTTTTTGTCTCAGCTCTTATAATCAGGGTTGGGACGATATAAAAAGTGATACAAGCTAATGCAAAAAAAATATTGGGCTTTCGCAGTTATTGCAGGACTCAGCAGTCTGTTCATGCAAGCGAATGCTTCTGAATTTGATCAATATCTGCAAAATAAAGGCATTCTTAACAGTAAGTTCAAAATTCAGAAAAAAGCAGAGCTGAATGAATTGCTGGCAGTACTGAGCGCTGAAGACTCCAAAACCCTACCATTACAGATTGATCAAAATACGGTTATTGAGCAATTGCAACTCACTGCAAATAAAACCAGCCTGAAGGGCGTAATCACCACCCCGGACTTTGCGCAGTTTGAGACAGATTTGGGTCGTAAAGAAGTGCAAAAGCTCATTATGAAAAATCTAGTGCAAAGCTGCCCGATTTTCTTTGAGCATGAGTATCAAAAACTAAATCCGTATACCGTACAGCTTGAGCTCAGTTCAGAAAAAAATCGCTACACCCTGGAACTTAAACAGAAAGATTGCGGTATCAAATGATTTGCTCATCTGCTGCATAAAATGATTTAGTCTTGCTCTGCATCACGCCATGAATGATGCAGACACTCTTACTCTTAATAGACTGCAAGATGGAATCAGCTTTGCCCTCAACGCCGATTATCTGCTCTGGCATAATACCGTTTGCCCCCCCCTATCGGAAGCTTTAAAACATTAGAAAATACTCCCTCTACTATCCAAAAAATAAATAGCATTATTTTTCAAGTAAAGGTTCAAAAGGTTTTATACAATTCTTATTTAAAAGGTTGTTTAACGAACCAAGCCTTGGGGCTGCAACATAATAATCAGCGCACCTAAAATCACGACCATTCCACCCAGTAAATCCCAGCGAGACAGACTCACCTGATCAACAAAGCGCAACCATATCAAAGCTGAAAAAACATAGATACCCCCATAGGCCGCATAGATACGCCCGGAAGCGGCTGGGTGTAATGTTAATAACCAGACAAAAGCAGCCAATGCCAATGCAGTAGGAAGCCATAACCAGTGGCTTCTCCCCTGATTTAGAATCAGGTAAGGAAAATAACAGCCCAAAATTTCCATAAGCGCCGTGACCAAAAACAGGCAAAACGTGGTGAACAGCTTTGTAACTTGAATATCCATGATTTAACTATTGAACTGTATGATTGAGTTTATTAAAAAATATGAGTGCATGAAAAAACCCGTGCTTGCACGGGTTTAATTCTTTCTTCAAGCTTAGGCAGGTTCAGCTGTCTGATCTTCAAACACTTCAATTTTCAAGCCAACTGCTTTACCATCTTCTTTTTTCACGGATACGGCCACATTGCCACCGTTTTCTGCCAGCTCACCAAACAGAATCATTTCTGCCAGCGGCTTCTTCAGATGTTCTTGAATCAGTCGCTGCATTGGACGAGCACCCATTAAACGGTCATAGCCGTGTTCAGCCATCCATTCACGGGCACTGTGATCCACATCCAGAATGACTTTCTTCTCATCCAGTTGTGCCTGAAGTTCGGTAAGGAACTTATCAACTACATTTTCAATAACTGTAGTTGCCAAAGCTTTAAACTGAATCACGCCGTCCAGACGGTTACGGAATTCAGGTGAGAAGGCTTTCTTCATGGCTTCCTGGTTGTCATTGCTGTTGTCCTGCTCCATAAAACCAATGCTGACACGGGAAATACTTTCTGCGCCAATATTGGTGGTCAGCACCAGAACCACATTCCGGAAGTCCGACTTGCGGCCATTATTATCTGTTAGTGAACCATGATCCATGATCTGCAATAACAGGTTAAATACATCTGGATGAGCCTTTTCAATTTCATCCAGAAGCAGCACACAATGCGGATGCTTGTGAATTGCATCCGTGAGCAGCCCCCCCTGATCAAAGCCAACATAGCCCGGAGGCGCACCGATCAGGCGAGATACTGCATGACGTTCCATATATTCAGACATATCAAAACGGACCAGCTCTACACCCATTAACTTGGCCAGCTGTTTAGTGACTTCAGTCTTACCTACACCTGTAGGACCTGCAAAAACGAAGCTGCCAACTGGCTTATCCGGAGATTTCAGGCCCGCACGTGACAGTTTAATAGCAGAAGCGAGCGCTTCAATGGCTTCATCCTGACCAAAAACCACACGTTTTAGATCACGTTCCAGATTTTCAAGGACAGTCTTATCATCTTTAGACACTGTTTTCGGTGGAATACGGGCAATCTTGGAAATAATATCCTCAATGTTTTCCACCGTGATCGGGCTATTGTCCTGCTCAGCTTTCAGACGACGCTGTGCACCTGCCTCATCAATTACATCAATCGCCTTATCTGGCAAGAAACGGTCATTGATAAACTTGGCAGACAGTTCTACTGCGGACACCAAGGCCTGATCGTCATACTGAACATGGTGAAAATCTTCAAATTTCGATTTCAGACCACGCAAAATATCAATAGTTTCTGAAATAGAAGGCTCATTCACATCAATTTTCTGGAAACGGCGCGACAAGGCATGATCTTTTTCAAAAACCTGACGATATTCCTGAAAAGTCGTTGAACCGATACAACGCAATGAACCATTTGCCAGTGCCGGTTTGATCAGATTCGAGGCATCCATGGTGCTCCCCATACTCGAGCCTGCACCAATAATCATATGAATTTCATCAATAAACAGGATGGCTTCCGGTTTTTTCTTTAAAGCATTGAGGAGTTGTTTCAGGCGTTTTTCAAAATCACCCCGATATTTGGTTCCTGCGACCAAAGCACCAATATCCAGACTAAATATCTCGGCATTTTCCAGCGGTTTTGGTGCTTTACCGTTCACAATTAGCCAAGCCAGACCTTCCGCGATCGAGGTTTTACCTACGCCCGGGTCACCGACCAATAATGGATTATTTTTACGGCGGCGACATAAAATCTGTGCAGCACGTTCAATTTCTTTTTCACGACCAATTAAAGGGTCTGTTTTGCCACGCTGGGCTTCTACATTCAGATTGGTGGTATAGAGTTCCAGCGGTCCTGAATTCGCAGAAGATGCAGACTCTCCTTCCAACTCTTCAATTTCTTCTTCGGACGGCACATCATCCTTACGTGTGCCGTGCGAAAGATATTGGGTCAAAGTTAAGCGATTAATCTGGTGACGTTTCAACAAATAAACGGCAAATGAATCCCGCTCAGAATACATGGCCACCAGAATATCTGCACCTTCTACCGTCCGGTCACCACCACTGGATTGCACATGGAAAATTGCACGCTGCAAAATACGGTCAAAGCTTTCGGTAGGATGAGGTGCCTGATCGCTATTTTCAGCGAGTTTAGGGGTATGTTGTTCTACGTAATCTTCCAATTCTTTACGCAGCACGATAATGTCCGCGCCACATGCTTTAAGAGCATTAACGGCTGAATCATTATCAAGTAGAGCCAATAATAAATGCTCTACTGTCAGGAATTCATGTCTCTTCTGACGAGCCATGCTGACAGCCAAACGTAGTGATACTTCTAATTGACGACTGAGCATGCAACCCCCTTAGTTTTTAGGCTCAATCTGGCAAAGTAATGGATGACCTTGAGATCGAGCGCAATTGTTAACTTGGTTCGCTTTGGTTTCCGCAATATCCCGTGGATAGACCCCAGCTATACCTTTCCCTTCATAATGTACAGTTAGCATCACTTGAGTTGCTTGGTCAAGATTCATTGCAAAGTATTGTTGTAAAATTTCAATTACAAACTCCATAGGGGTATAATCGTCATTCATCAATACCACTGCATACATCGGTGGACGCTTTAATTCTGGAGGCGCAGTCTGTACTGCAATATCTGAATCACCCTCATGATCGGGTTCGTTGCTTAAACGCGGACTCATATGCCAATCAACAATTCCAGACTGATAAAAAGAATTTTTGACATCACTTAAACACATTTGACGTTTATTGTTTGGCATAAGATTTCTATTTCACACTTAATTTGCATTTGCTTCGGTCTTAGGAATTTCAGACAACACAGTAGACGGACTTTCTACCGCTTTTCCTTGATCCCAGCTAAAACGGCGTGTGACCGGTTTAGAACCTGTCAAGCGCACTTCGATAAATTCTGGTCTAAAGCCTTTGGGCATGGTCCAGCGCCCAGTAAGACGTTCATAGTTTTCAAAATTGAAACTCTTATCCTCCATCGGCACGACCAGAATTTCTGAGCCTTTGATCAGACGCATTTCGACTAAACCGGATACCCGATTTTTGCCTGGACTGACCTGAATCAGATCAAGCTGATATTCAAATGCATTGTCTGGCAAAGGCTTAATGCCAACATGCTGGACAGTCAAGGCCAAACCACCACGCTGACGTAAAATTTCCCGGTAAATTGTACCCAGACTTTCTGCCTGAACCTGTTCATCCTGGGCTTTGGTCATGGCTAAATAGAGGTCATTGGTATTACTGACCGCCAGATCTCGCTCCTGAACCGCAGTATTCAGGCTTTTATTCATGCTTTCCAGACTGGCTTTCTGCTTTTGTACCACTTCGACCAACTGTTCAGCATCAGCATCAAATCCGACCACAGTCAAACCCTGACGGTGTCCGACCGTATAGCCCAATAAGCCACTGCCCAACATCAATACTACTGCACCAACCACCAGAGGACTGCTGCCTTTCATCAAAGGTTTTTTTTCATCCGGCTCTTGAGGGATCGTCGCGTTTGAGTCTGTATTCGGCATTTTGATCTCTAATTCGATTTATTCAAAACACACATTTAAATCTAAATCTAAATGTGTGTGAAGTTCTAATACGTTTTTTATGGTAATAAGCCGATATTATTCAAGCCAGCATCTTCTGCAAAACCAAACATCAGGTTCATGTTCTGCACTGCCTGACCTGCTGCACCCTTAACCAGATTGTCTTGAACGACCAGTATCACCAGCTTGGCCGGCTGTGGCTTATATAAAGCAATCCGTAATTCATTGGCGCCACGTACTGAACGGGTTTCAGGTGAACTGCCGGCCGGCATCACATCTACAAATTTTTCGCCAGCATAGTACTGTTCATATAATGCCTGCAAATCTGCAGCCTGGCCAGCTTCGGTAAGGTCGATATAAATAGTCGACAACATGCCGCGGATCATCGGGACAAGATGCGGAACAAACAGGATCTGATCGAATACACCCTGCTGTCCTGAGATATTTTCTAGGGCTTCAACAATTTCCGGGTGATGACGATGACCTGGTACTCCATAAGCCTTGAAGTTATCTGAATTCTCAGAGTAAATCATGCCCAAGCTGGCTTTACGGCCTGCACCAGAAACACCTGATTTCGCATCAATAATAATACTCTCAGGCTTCACCAAAACTTCGTTAGCTTGTAAAACTGGTGCCAGACCCAGCTGTACAGTCGTTGGATAACAACCCGGATTTCCAATTACACTGGCTTGTTTGATGTCTTCACGATTCAGCTCAGATAAGCCATACACAGAATTTTTTAACAGTTCTGGACATGCATGCTTCATGCCATACCACTTTTCAAACTGGGCAAGATTCTGTAAACGGAAATCTGCTGCCAGATCAATCACTTTGGTATTTGCGGCCACCAGGGCTTCAGCATGCTGCATGGCAACACCATGAGGAGTTGCGAAAAACACCACATCACATGATTTAAGTAAATCCTGACTTAAATCAGAAAATTCAAGATCGGTATGACCGCGTAAGCTCGGGAACATATCATCCACACGACGGCCTGCTTCCGTACGTGATGTAAGTGCTTTCACTTGAACATTTGGATGTCGCAGCAATAGACGTAAAAGTTCAACGCCTGTATAGCCTGTACCGCCTACAATACCCACTGAAATCACGATCTTTACCTCAAAAATGTCTGTTTTCTTTATAACGTAATAGTATGACAGGAAGTTGTGGCTTTCTAAACCATTTTACTCAGGATTGATGCTTTTTTATAATTTTCAGCGGGTTGAGATTTTAAAAGTCTTGAAAGCACATACCGGTTTAATTCCCCTCATTGGTATTTAACTTTGTCCAGCTGCGATAACACAGATAAAGCCCAAAGAAAAATCCTGGCATAGCCAAAAACACAATAGGATCAGCCTGAACTGTAAACGGCGTTAGGCCAATAATGGCAAGCAGTACTGCAAGCGTCGCAAGCCATTTAGGAATTACTCTTTCCCGACTCCAGAGTAGAGCCATAATAAAGAGAATCGTCCAGGCCAATACACTAGAGATGAGGACTAAATAACTGGTCCAGTGATAAGAAATCGGATTGTCAGGAGAGAGCATATTCAAGATAAAAAGCATATAGAAAAATAATGCCGGCAAAGACATTAATATAATCAGGAGACTGATGCTAAACCGGTTCCAATTCATGTGAATAAATTCTAGTAGTTATGTGTCGATTTTAACCAAAATCTGAAAATGATAAAGTCTTAATTGCTTAGGCTATTAAGAATAAGCTTAAGATAAGACCAATTTAAACGATGCAACTTCATATTGATCACCTTTATATAACCGAAATTCGGATCAATTTAGGAATCATAGCAGCCTATAGTTATACCAATATTAAAACCAGCTGCAGTCTGCTAAATTTTATATTCTTATAGGCTGATGCAATTAGGCTTTATTGACAATCTGTCTGTATTGCAAAATGTATGTATGTTTATGCTGACATGCGCATGAAATATAAAACTTAAACATTCTAAATAATTTATACAGAAGCGCTAGCAAAACGTGCTGTCTAAAAACACATAGATTAACAATTCCACCAATATGGCAAAAACGTATTTTTTAAATACTGACGATGTTGCTGAAAGTTTGCATCATGTTGAGCAACCAACTGCCAGAACCTTGAGCTGTGATCGAAATGGTGAGTATGTGCAAGTTCATGTACACTTACATAACGCACAATCTCTTGAGGAAACAACACCAGCGCACTGTTGAGCATAATGTCATGTTTGGCTGAACAACTGCCCCAGCGGGTTTTGGGTTGACGAATATGACAGACATTAAAAGACAGCCCGGTTTCCTGAGCGATTTGCACCAAATACCCCGGCAACTGCTCCTTGGCATAGGCGATGACAAATGCCTTTAAATAAGCTTCAGGATTCCGGTCACTGATAGAAAGCTGGAGTTTTTCTGATTCAAAAACAAAATTATTTTTTTGGCTTTGATAACAAACCTGTAGAGCTTGGGCTTGATTAAAAAGTTGCAATTGTGCCGGTAAAGTCTGGTCAATACTTTGTACTTGTTCCTGCTGAATTTTCCATGTTTTTAATAACCAGGATTCGGCCTGCTGTAAAAAACTTTGTATTTGCTGCTTACTGCAAGAAACCGGCACCGTCATTTTGATCTGCTGATGCTCTACACGTAAACGTAAACGTCTGGAGCGAGCATTTCGGATGATTTGAATTTCAGGTAGGTCGTTTAGGGTCATTTTTTATATTTAATCATTAGGGTCTATTGACACTGCGTCCATGTTTGCGAAGTGAGAGATCTATTTTGCAAGATTTTTTTAGCAGAGATAAGGCATAAGCAGGAAACTTAGTCATTCTAAATGCTTTCGTTATGAAACTTGGCAACAGTTTCGCTACTCCTTTCGTTTCATGCCTCATCTCTACTCAGCTTTAGCTTACAGCACAAGCAAGCCATTTATGAAAGATCAACAGATCCTATTTTATTCATTTCTCTCACTCCCCCCTTTTTTAATAAAGAGGAAGATTCAAACTTTTAAAAATTTCTAGGAGCCTGATCAAAATTAAAAACGTTCCCTCCTTTAAAAAGGAGGGTCAGGGAAAACCTCTTAAACCGCAGTGCGTTCTTCAATTCCATGATTGGTTGCGACAATCGCAATATCGGCTTTATTTAATGCAAAAATTCCGTTACAGACAACGCCAGGAATATCGTTGATGCTTCTTTCCAGCTCAAGAGCATTCAAGATATTCAGGTTATAAACATCCAGAATTACATTACCGTTATCAGTCACTACACCTTCACGATAAGCAGGATCTCCCCCCAGGGCAACCAGTTTACGTGCCACAGCCGAACGTGCCATTGGGATCACTTCTACAGGAAGCGGGAAATCACGTCCCAATTGCTCCACCCATTTTGAATCGTCAACGATACATACAAATTTTCTTGCAATAGAGGCAACAATTTTTTCACGTGTTAGCGCAGCGCCCCCACCTTTGATCATGTGCATATGACGGTCAATTTCATCGGCACCATCTACATAAGCATCTAAACTGCCAACGCTGTTCATATCGACCACGTCTATACCCAGCTTTTTCAGACGCTCTGCTGTGGCTTCTGAGCTTGCCACTGCTGCTTCCAGCTGAAGCTCTGGCAAAAGATCAATTAAAAAGTTCACGGTACTGCCTGTACCAATGCCTAAAATGCCCCCTTTTGGTAAGTGTTTTAAAGCTGCTTTGGCCGCAGCCTGTTTTTTCTCATCTTGGGTTGCATATAGACTCATGACATCACTCAACTATTTTGGACTTTTGCAGCATTTTTAAACCGAAAAGCCGTATGGTTTGTTACAATAAGCGCCTATTTTAAACTGTTAGATGGAAAATTAACATGCTGTCTCGTTTGGTTCGACAAATTTTACAAGCAACGGTCTACGATGTTGCAATCGAAACTCCACTCGAAGCAGCGCCACGAATTAGCGAACGACTCAATAACAACATTCGTTTTAAGCGTGAAGATTTACAACCGGTCTTTTCTTTTAAACTACGCGGTGCCTACAACCGTATTAGTCAATTACCGAAATCCCAGCTCGAACGTGGCGTTATTACGGCTTCCGCAGGCAACCATGCACAAGGCGTGGCACTGTCTGGTAAAAAGTTAGGGATTCGCGCCATTATTGTGATGCCGAAAACTACACCGGATATCAAAGTACAAGCCGTTAAACGCCTGGGTGGTGAAGTGGTTTTACATGGTGATTCATTTGATGTCGCCAACAAGTATGCAATTCAGCGTGCGCAAGATGATGGCATGACCTTCATTCCGCCTTATGACGATGAGCTGGTGATGGCAGGTCAAGGTACGATTGCCAATGAAATCCTGCGTCAATGGCGTGATGTAGATTATGTATTTGTTGCGGTTGGCGGTGGCGGCCTGATTGCCGGGATTGCAGCCTATCTGGGAGATGTGGCGCCACACGTCAAAGTCATTCCAGTGGAATATGATGAATCTGCCTGCCTAAAAGCTGCTTTAGAAGCAAATGAGCGTGTGACCCTTCCATCTGTCGGTTTATTTGCAGATGGAACGGCGGTGGCCCAGATTGGTGAAAAACCATTTGAAGTGATTCGCCTGCAAAAATCAGACAACTCAGGCCCGATCGTCGAGCCGAATGTAGTACTGGTCAATACTGACGAAATCTGTGCTGCAATTAAAGATACATATGACGAGTGCCGCAGCATTGTTGAGCCATCAGGTGCGATGGCGCTGGCAGGTATTAAAAAATACGTTGAAGAACATCAAATTACCGATAAAAATATGGTGTCGATTGTCTGCGGCGCCAACATGAACTTTGATCGTTTACGTTATATTGCAGAGCGTACTGAACTTGGCGAGCGTAAAGAAGCCATTTTTGCCGTGACCATTCCTGAAGAAAAAGGCTCATTTCTGAAATTCTGCCGCGCCCTGCAAGGGCGTAATATTACGGAATTTAACTACCGTGCCAGTGACGCTTCTGCGGCACAGGTTTTTGTCGGCATCAGTTTAAAGAATGGTGAAAAAGAGCGTCAGGAAATTTATGAAAACCTTAAGTTTCATTATGATGTTGACGACCTATCCGATGATGAAGTCGCAAAACTGCATATCCGTTATTTAATCGGCGGTCATGCCGATATTGAAAATGAACGCTTATTCCGCGTGGAGTTCCCGGAGCGTCCAGGCGCATTGCTAACGTTCCTGGAGCGTCTGGGTCCTACCCATAACATTACCCTGTTCCACTATCGTAACCACGGCGCAGCAGAAGGTCGTGTGCTGGTGGGCCTGGAAGCTGAAGATGCACAGCAAAACCCGGACGGTCTGGTTGAAACTCTGGAAAGCATTAGCTATCCATACGATGAGATTACCAATAATCTGGGTTATCAGCGTTTCCTGAAATAAAGAGCAGATTATCAAACCGTCTGAACAGGCGGTTTTTTATTGCCTGGATTTTCTGAAAAAAGGCCACAAATACAGGATTTATGTAATAGTAGATAGCTGATTATTCTAAAAATCTTTAAGATATTAAGCAGATTCGATTTGAATAAAAAGTTAGGAACATTTCCATGGCATTATTTGCAGTCATTGGACTCGGTAGCTTTGGTGCAACGGTTGCAACTCAGCTAATTGAGCTGAAACATGAAGTAATTGGCATCGATCTGAATAAAAAATATGTTGAAAATATCTCTGACCAGCTGACACATGCGGTGATTGCCGATGCAACCGATGAACATGTCTTGGATGAGCTGGATGTCAAGCGTTGTGAAGCTGTAGTTGTGGCGATTGGTGAAGATATTGAGGCCAGCATTCTTTGTGTGCTACACCTGAAAAACATGGGCGTTAAAAAAATATGGGTCAAAGCCAAATCCAAGGCTCATCATATGATTCTGACCCATCTGAATGTCGATAAAATTATTCATCCTGAAGAAGATATGGGCGTACGTGTTGCCCAGTCTCTGAGCTATCCAATGGTCAGCCGCTATATGGCACTGGAAGATGATTATTATATTGTCAAAGTCGAAATCCATGCCGATCATCATGGCATGCCGCTACGTAAATTGATGAGCCATGTGCCTGAAATTAAAACCCTGCTGCTTAAACGCGGTAGCCGCATAGACGACAGCCCTGCTCCGGATATTCTGCTTCAA
The nucleotide sequence above comes from Acinetobacter sp. 10FS3-1. Encoded proteins:
- a CDS encoding TetR/AcrR family transcriptional regulator; this encodes MQDLAHLEPLAKDLPQTKRGHDRCIALLVSATELFLEHSYDAVSLDDIVQHAGGSKASIYKYFGNKEGLFKAICDYRRERFFEQISIPIELMALDFRRYLVETLLNFYHQIMTPENSAFMRLVFEQSQRNPDLALHIHQRGPVHVQTSIANALEQADAKGVLRCENPMYSAQLYFGILRNLEWRILMGIQEEESDEEITKYIHYCVDRFLEGHQKV
- the argF gene encoding ornithine carbamoyltransferase produces the protein MALRHFLTLRDLSTLELNQILQRAIELKRKQHNNEVFQPFVGKVMGMIFEKSSTRTRVSFEAGMSQFGGSAIFLSSRDTQLGRGEPIEDSARVISSMLDIVMIRTFGHDIVERFASYSKVPVINALTDDHHPCQLLADMQTYLEHRGSIEGKTVAWIGDGNNMCNSYIEAAHMWGFKLKVAAPKSYEPQEKFLSEFAHCVELVDTAEDAAVNADLIVTDVWASMGQEEEQKIREKAFADYQVNERLMDLAHPDCLFMHCLPAHRGEEISENLLEHKNAVVWDEAENRLHAQKALVEFLLNENLKKD
- a CDS encoding YnfA family protein, with translation MDIQVTKLFTTFCLFLVTALMEILGCYFPYLILNQGRSHWLWLPTALALAAFVWLLTLHPAASGRIYAAYGGIYVFSALIWLRFVDQVSLSRWDLLGGMVVILGALIIMLQPQGLVR
- the clpA gene encoding ATP-dependent Clp protease ATP-binding subunit ClpA — protein: MLSRQLEVSLRLAVSMARQKRHEFLTVEHLLLALLDNDSAVNALKACGADIIVLRKELEDYVEQHTPKLAENSDQAPHPTESFDRILQRAIFHVQSSGGDRTVEGADILVAMYSERDSFAVYLLKRHQINRLTLTQYLSHGTRKDDVPSEEEIEELEGESASSANSGPLELYTTNLNVEAQRGKTDPLIGREKEIERAAQILCRRRKNNPLLVGDPGVGKTSIAEGLAWLIVNGKAPKPLENAEIFSLDIGALVAGTKYRGDFEKRLKQLLNALKKKPEAILFIDEIHMIIGAGSSMGSTMDASNLIKPALANGSLRCIGSTTFQEYRQVFEKDHALSRRFQKIDVNEPSISETIDILRGLKSKFEDFHHVQYDDQALVSAVELSAKFINDRFLPDKAIDVIDEAGAQRRLKAEQDNSPITVENIEDIISKIARIPPKTVSKDDKTVLENLERDLKRVVFGQDEAIEALASAIKLSRAGLKSPDKPVGSFVFAGPTGVGKTEVTKQLAKLMGVELVRFDMSEYMERHAVSRLIGAPPGYVGFDQGGLLTDAIHKHPHCVLLLDEIEKAHPDVFNLLLQIMDHGSLTDNNGRKSDFRNVVLVLTTNIGAESISRVSIGFMEQDNSNDNQEAMKKAFSPEFRNRLDGVIQFKALATTVIENVVDKFLTELQAQLDEKKVILDVDHSAREWMAEHGYDRLMGARPMQRLIQEHLKKPLAEMILFGELAENGGNVAVSVKKEDGKAVGLKIEVFEDQTAEPA
- the clpS gene encoding ATP-dependent Clp protease adapter ClpS produces the protein MPNNKRQMCLSDVKNSFYQSGIVDWHMSPRLSNEPDHEGDSDIAVQTAPPELKRPPMYAVVLMNDDYTPMEFVIEILQQYFAMNLDQATQVMLTVHYEGKGIAGVYPRDIAETKANQVNNCARSQGHPLLCQIEPKN
- a CDS encoding DUF6776 family protein, which translates into the protein MPNTDSNATIPQEPDEKKPLMKGSSPLVVGAVVLMLGSGLLGYTVGHRQGLTVVGFDADAEQLVEVVQKQKASLESMNKSLNTAVQERDLAVSNTNDLYLAMTKAQDEQVQAESLGTIYREILRQRGGLALTVQHVGIKPLPDNAFEYQLDLIQVSPGKNRVSGLVEMRLIKGSEILVVPMEDKSFNFENYERLTGRWTMPKGFRPEFIEVRLTGSKPVTRRFSWDQGKAVESPSTVLSEIPKTEANAN
- the argC gene encoding N-acetyl-gamma-glutamyl-phosphate reductase, with protein sequence MISVGIVGGTGYTGVELLRLLLRHPNVQVKALTSRTEAGRRVDDMFPSLRGHTDLEFSDLSQDLLKSCDVVFFATPHGVAMQHAEALVAANTKVIDLAADFRLQNLAQFEKWYGMKHACPELLKNSVYGLSELNREDIKQASVIGNPGCYPTTVQLGLAPVLQANEVLVKPESIIIDAKSGVSGAGRKASLGMIYSENSDNFKAYGVPGHRHHPEIVEALENISGQQGVFDQILFVPHLVPMIRGMLSTIYIDLTEAGQAADLQALYEQYYAGEKFVDVMPAGSSPETRSVRGANELRIALYKPQPAKLVILVVQDNLVKGAAGQAVQNMNLMFGFAEDAGLNNIGLLP